Part of the Spinacia oleracea cultivar Varoflay chromosome 5, BTI_SOV_V1, whole genome shotgun sequence genome, TGGAGATTAAACCCTCCAATCTTTAGGTTGAaagatgttttcatttctacaGAATAATTGATTTATCGTATTATCAAAGTACTACGTATGTAACATAGGGATAAACAACGCAAATTGGTGGAGTTGTGTGGGATTGGTCACAAGGTCGAATCTCGTCAGTTGCAATATGATTGAGTGTGACTCAAACGTAAACTGGCCTGCATAATTAGCCTGACTAACCTAAAATAAATGTTGGTTAATCATGGTCTTTCTTCTTACCAAATTAGGAAAATGTAACATTTGGATCAATATGGAGTGTTTGACAATTTGAGGCAACAAAAGCTTGGATCTACATTGAAGTGAGTTGCGGATAAACCATATCTCAATATGGACCATACGGAATTATGAAGCTCCTTTATTACGTATTGAAGTCTAAACaacttttatgtttaaagtGCCATTGCTtgtaaataacaaaaagaaGATTGTGACATTACTTTTGTTCATTAATAATTCAAATTACATTAGTGATTGTCAACAAATCATTAAATATACATTTAAAATATAtcgtacattttttttttacattcaaCTGTCCGCGCCTCCGCGGATACAAATTCTTAAGTGCACCCTAATTTATTAGCTTTAGGTAAAGATGATCGACTCGAGACACGACACGTCCGAACACGCATATTCTCCTCTCATATACGCTTAATATGCACAGGGTAATGAGAGAGAGTGCACCAAAACATTCATAATTTGTTacacacaaaaaaaatcataatttacCTCTTTATTATTGGCATATTTTATCCTAAGTTTGATTATCTTTAACTTCGAAGGCAATCATGCTAACAAACATGCCGTGTCATACTATCATTTTCTTACAAATTCTTTGCTAAATTTCATAGACAAGCTAGTACTGTAATTAATAATGATGTCCTTTATGGCTTTATgtcaaaaattaataaaaataataatgttgtttttttattttggaaaatcgtattataaaaaagaatacaataaaataaaaatacgtgCAAATTAAATCTACCTAACGATAgataatggtgatgatgattgcaccaacaacaacaaatttaattagtttatttaGTGTCAAGAGACACACATTTAATgtttaatattttcattttaccgtcttgtaaataattattttggCAACATATCAttttccttagttttattttatgttaaCATATTTCGGTATTTGTATGAAGCAAGACAAATTGGGTTCGATGATCCGTACGAGTGTCCTCAGCTATGCAAATTGGCAAATGATTATTTGAAGAAAACAGAAGGAAGTGAAAGTTCTATCTATGAATTTTTCTCCAATGATCCAGCTCCTGAATTTCTCTATGTCAAATTAATTGAAGAATTTGATAAATGTATTCTTAGCTATTTTGCTTTTCATTGGAGCCAAACACCTCTTATGATCAGTCAGGTAAATTTTCATGACAATAAAGCTTTTACCATTAAGCTATTGCATGTGTCATATTATCAttgcaaaaacaaataatataAGTAAATGTGAATGTTACTAACGTAGTAACCCGGAGCATATATCGCTCGAGCATAAAAACTAGTTAGActttattttgtgatttatgtACAACAAAAACTATCATACAGGCTCAGTGAtatgatttttctagtttctagTCTTGTCTGGTCTGATATAATTTTTTCTGGTCTGGTTTAGTGGCTTTGGTCTTAATGCTTTTtgttattgttttttcttttctgaTTTGGCTTGGTCTTATATTTTCTAGTCTGGTCTGATTATAACCAGAATGAGtaataagaataagttaaagAGAACATTATAGTAGTACTAATTGATCAAATATGTGCTTTAAAAATTGTGCAAAATGCAAATGGGTAGAACAAAAGAGAATGGAGGGAGAATAATCGTCTATATTTTTCTGTAAAATTGAAGGTGTTGGGCAATAATGATAATGAGAAGAAAAAGCTCAAAGACCTTGTGATGGCAGCTACAAGGTTAGTCATATTCTAACATTTCCcctatttttgttttctttttaataaattcattacacatttttaaaaaaaaaaatcaattaggttGTAGTATGTGGtttatgatttcaaaatttGTTATTTGGACAATTAAATTCTATTATTAGATCCTTGAATAGCTAGAAAACAATATTAtccaattaaataaaatagttcgATATTTTCTATGATATTGGTTATTattaaatcaaaattttaaaacattgttgtccaattaaaaaaattaatccgtACTATTTAATCAAAGAAGACAAAATAATGGAGAATATTGGCTGCACAATTAGATCATGACTTCTTACCTACGGCCTACTGATCCGCACGAATCATGTTTTCAgaaataaataatacaaaaactattttacttaattttttttttttgagaaaaataaTGCCATAGTGATTGATTGCAAGTGGTGGGTGCCAATGGCTAATGAGCAAGTCCAAGGGCAATATATTGATACAAATTTTATTTGACTTTTCACGGTTTTTAATACacgattttaaaaataaatatttttaattttacttgCTATACAAAGTAAATATACATGAAACAGATCTGACAAGACTAACGTAACAGTATTATTTCTTATACGAAGTAATTTAgtcataattattatttttcaaagttTGATCCAAAAAATTGCAATAACACAACTTTTAAGTACGGGCTGAGTACCAGAGTAATAGGATTTTTCCAGTACTATTAACTAAACAGAAAGAAGCTCCATATCACAtaagaggaaaaaaaaactaCTAATAATGTATTAACATAGTGGTTAAAGTCTAGGACTTGTGCATGTTCTTGGCTTAATTAGCTTCTCTTAAGTTGGCTTTTACTAATGAGACTTTGACATTGTTGTTGGAAATATGTACTAAGGAATAGTCTAAACTTCATGTTGAACCTAATTAATTAGGCTCTGCAAAGTCATAATCTTGTATGATTAATCTCCAAAGTATGTACTTAGTGGTAGACAACTAATTTATCCCACTTCAATTACGGAGAATATTTGTCTACCAATTGTTAGCACTAACAATCTAATGTTGACTTTTTATGCAAAATCATTCTTTTTTTTCATGTTTGCACTATTTTATGAAACTTTGTTGTGTACAAATACTTTCGAATTAACTTAATTAATACACCACCCATTTGCTGCCTATTCGAGTATTCGGTATCCGATTATAAATTGTAGGATTGGAATGAATTTAAGTTTAATTTGACAAAGACAGTGACATCATAATATCCATAGTAATGTAATCTCATTATAAAGTTGTGATTTTCTTTGAAAGTTCTAATTCTCACCAAATACCACACCTCGAAATGGTAATGGATGATAATGAAGATTATGAAGAAAATGAGATATTTGAGTTAGAGATAATATTGCCATAGGCACTACTGTATGACTTTTCTCACAAATTAACACCACAAGTTCATTCTCATTGCTACCAAATATTAACGTCTACCAAATTGGCCGTTAAATTAATGGACCTATATGACTATGTCagaggaccaactcaaccaaaagcttaagctgatggttgaagccccaaaattagttttatactctatcacgctCCCTCACATGAAAGCCCGTTGGGCTTGAAGTGTGGATGCGACATAGACCTCCTCATACCTAGCGCGAAATATTCCACTTCGAAAGGGGAGGTGGATGAGATTTGAACCCGTGACCTTTGCGTcacgttggctctgataccatgtcagaggaccaactcaaccaaaagcttaagctaaTAGTTGAAGacccaagattagttttatactcttcAGACTATACCCTAGTTTGTACTCCTTATGATCCAAAATACAAGCTAATCCATCTAAGAAACATAAAAGCTTattaagacacttgaattgaataaatataatataatttaCATTTTTAACAATATAGATACATTTCATGATTAAGAATTAGATAATTTTCGAGTACGGATATTTTGTCTCACAATCCATGTATCACTTGCGTGTCACTTCCTCCTATTAGTTAATAACTTAATATGAATATTATTATACACAGGAAACAAAGATTTGAAAGGGTGATAAGGAACTTGAAGGTGACAAGAGTTTTCGCAACATTAGTAGAGGAGATGAGAGCAATAGGTGGGATTGCCTCCGGCGGCAACGGCGGAGAATCCAAGTGTACGGAGGTGATGGTGCCGGTGGCTCACAATAAAAGAAGTCCAGTCCTCCTTCTCATGGGTGGTGGCATGGGTGCTGGAAAGAGCACTGTCCTCAAAGACATCCTCAAAGAGTAATTTTCTTTCatcctttgtttcttttttttggaaatcaACTTTTAAAAATAGGGATTTTCTGAGAAGAATGAaaattttccttggatttatcactttCTCATTCTCGGGATAACGCTATGAGTACGAGTCCAGTTCATTTCCTCAAAATGAGCcacaatttttattaaaataaaaatacttcACTAACTAATTATTATATAAGAGTTGAACCCAAAACCACACGAGTTACACAAATTGTCTTTACCATGGCTCTAAATTGGGTTTTCTTTATATTTCGAAACTAATTAAACTATATCTGAAATTTAGGCCCCTAAAATTTAGAGGTCATGTTAGGTCGCTCACCCGTGCATGCCCCTCTATAATCTTTAAATATCTCTTCTTGTTTTATCTTAGAAACaagaattttaattttaaaaaaaacaaaaaactttaataattgcaccataTAAGTTGTACATATAGTTGCATCAATGATTTTCTTTTTCTACATGTATTGTAGGAAATATTTTTCTTTGTGTCAAAGTTTATACTCCCTTTGtttcaaaataaaatacatCGCTATTCATTTAATAACTTTAATGACAATAATTTATGGTAATTTTCATGAATGTCTAGATTAAATATCTGGCCAAGACTATTTTGTTACTTGATCATATGTGAGAGGTCTAGCATTTATGTAGTGTTTTCTTTAGGGTGCGAATGAGTCATAACGGGGAATATAATTACAAATAGGGAGGGTACGTATATTCGAATCTGATACTCTTACACACGCTCTCAGTTTTAACCACTACGTCAAGACCTTATTAGTGTCGTTTTATTATTGTGATACTAACAACTTGTTTGATTCAAATTGTTGTTGTAGCAGGCCATTTTGGTCAGGAGTCGGGTCGAATGCAGTAGTTGTAGAAGCAGATGCATTCAAAGAAACAGATGTAATTTACAGAGCCCTTAGTTCAAACGGTCATCATGGTGACATGCTACAAACTGCTGAACTAGTACACCAATCATCAACAAATGCAGCACAATCGTTGTTAGTTACAGCCTTAAACGAAGGTCGAGACGTGATCATGGACGGGACATTAGCATGGATTCCCTTTGTGGAACAAACCATTGAAATGGCTCGTAACGTTCACAAGACTCGATATAGAATGGGACTTGGTTATAAGGAAGCAGAGGATGGTACTACTATTGAGAATTATTGGGAACAAATGGAAGATGATGATGAGAATTCTAAGCAAGAAAAGGGTAGGAAACCTTATAGAATTGAGCTTGTTGGTGTTGTTTGTGATGCTTATCTTGCGGTTGTTAGAGGCATTAGGTATTTTACAACGTACCCTTTTGTCCGTTTCTTTTtacaaacttattttttctgatcttgCCTGGTCTAATCTGATCTGATATAGTCTGGTTTGATCTACATTGGTGAAAAACAGGAGAGCGATAATGGTTGGAAGGGCAGTGAGGGTGCAATCACAGCTTAAGTCTCACAAGAGATTTGCAAGTGCATTTCCACACTATTGTGAACTTGTTGACAATGCTAGGCTTTATTGCACCAACGCCGTTTGCGGTCCGCCTAGGGTAAATTCTTTCTCCCACCTCTATTTGATGATAATGCATATGCTAAATTTCTAAGTACAATCATTTAATTTCTCTTTGTAGTTTGATGTAGTATGAGAATTCTACACCATTTAACGTATTGACATACCTAGCTTCTTCCTTCTAGTGACCTCCTTAATTGATACCAAAGCAGCCCAGGCCCATGTGTCCTCGAGTCAGGTCAGACCGTCGTGTCTAAACCTAATTTTACTCAATTTAGCGTGTTTTGTCGTATTGGGACGTGTCGTACTTTACCGTGctttttccataaaaaaaatACGGTCCACGACTTCATGCTCGTGTCGAGCCATGCTTTTTTCGTATTGGGTTGGGTCGTGTCAGGTCGGGCTTTATTGTAAATGAAGGTTGTTCTAAATCCTACTCCGTAATTTCCAAATTCACAATGTCACGTTGTTTGGTATATATGTATTGAAACTTATTACAAGTTTAAGTGTTTGATTTGGGGTTAATGTTGCAGTTGATAGGATGGAAGGATGGACACAGCAGACTTTTAGTAGATGTGGAAGAAATACAATGCCTTAACATTTTGAGCAGCCTCAATGATGAAGCCGAGTCCATTTACGAACTTCACACAAATCAAAGCCCACTTTCTCATCAGGGTTCGGCCTGGAAAGAAATGGTCTTATCAACACTTAGGCCCGACATTCAGAACAATCTCAAGACTGCTATTATCAAATCGGAACTAGCATTtgcccatatttaaaactagtcttatccattttattcaaattccTAATTGCTTTCTTCTTTCATTACTTGCCCATTTTGAAACTCAAACGTGTTACACAAATATCCCGTAATTTGAAATTCTAATCCTTACCAAGTAAGGAATttgaatcaaaattcaaaatttataacCTAGAAATTGTGGTTGAAACAGAATCGAAATCAGTGTTTGTGTAGGAAGTAATAATTCAATTTccaatattatttaaattttcgAACAATTTTGAATTCAATGAACAAAACATTGCGAAAATATACATTTGAAATAATTCCCGAGCACAATTTGCATTATATTGAACTATTGGCGAACAAATTTCAATTGAAACAAATTTGGACCaatttttgaatatttgaatattTAAATCGAGCGAAAAAAACAGTTTGAAAACTTTCAATTGAAATTGAAGAGGAATAATGCAAAAGTGGTAATATTGGGGAAATGAGACAAAGCAAATCATAATCAAAATTAGGCGAACTTAAATTTTATATTGAAATTGAAGAAGAAAAACAAGGATTAAACCTAAACTGGGTAAAATGATTAGGAAATCTAATCATAAACCTAATTCCAAAAACAAACCAAACTAGTAATTAAGTCGAGTTTTctacaaaccctagaaattttcCACTACTAAGAAGTTATCATCATCCTTCTCTATTCCACAATCATTAACCCTATCGACAAATTTACAACTCACGAGCACTAATCAAGCAGTACGACAGCGTTTGATTCACTTCTTAGCCTTCTTCATCGGCACGGTTTTCTTCACGGCGGTAGCTTTCTTCGCCGGCGATTTGATACTCTTCAACTTCTTAGCTTTCACTGGCGCAACCTTCTTTGCCGGAGACTTCGCTGCAACCTTTTGTTTCTTCACCGGTGCTGCTTTTGGTTTCTCAGCAGCTTTAGGTTTCGCTGCCGCAGCCTTAGGTTTAGCTGCGGCCTCCTTCTTCGCTGGCTTCTTCTCTGCcacttcctttgattttggcTTCGCCTTTACCTTTTCAGCGGCGGCTGGGGCGGCTACTGGAGATGAAGACTTCTTCGACGCGGCAGATGGTAGTTTGAAGGATTTCTTCACCATTACGAGCTTTCCTGATGCGACGCATTTCTTCAGTTGGTTGAACAGAAGCTTCTTGAAGTTAGGAGGGAGGTCCTTCACCTTCTGCTGCTCTTCTATGTGTTTGGCGATTGCGTAGTGGCTTGATCCGGTTCTCTCCTTGAGTGAAACCAAGGCCTCTGTAATCATCTGTGAATAAAATTCCAGCAAATTATCAATTTCAGCGGACCTTCATTTGAATATACGTAATATGCAAAAAACATCAACAGAACTTAACAAATCCAAACTTAATTACAAATAATAGCTCAGAAGTTCATCAATAATAACCTTAAAGCTTCAAATGAAAAAACTGTCCATAAATTCTGAGCTTAAAATTACGCCATTTCAAGAAATATTCACCGAAACATCGGTAATTCAACGAATAATAGCATAAACAGATCGGAATCACAGAAAATAGTACAAAATTTCAGCAAATACCATCGGAAAACCTAATATTACTTCATAGGAACCAAACCACCACGAAACTACCTAAAAGTTCGAGAATGTCAACAAAATCATATCGATAGCACAGAAAATCGCATATATTCTCATCTATAATCAGCATAAAAAGCTTTAAATCGCATCAAGCTCATAAGAATAATCAAAAGTGAAGAATACTTACGTCGATGTAAGGAGGATGAGATGGAGAGGACTTAGCCGCAGCGGCTTTCTTCGGAGCAGTAACCTTCTTCACAGTTTTAGGTGCGGCAGCCATGGCTTCAGAGATTGAGTAAAAACGCAGAAAGAGGAAAGAGAGTGTGAGAGAGAATTTCCGGAAGTGTACGAAAGACGGAttggaaggaaagagaaagcAGAATGAATATTTTGGGGAGAATTGACAGAAGTGTGATTACTTTATATTGACTGGATAAAGAGTGATTTGATTGGTGGAGGAGGAAGCACACGGATCGTGGGTATTTTTGTAAATGTTCGGTAGTGTGCCgtaggatgagagagaaatgaaCGGTGGATGTTGGGGTTTTCAAAGGGTGACACGgatcgtgtgtgtgtgagatATTTTTTGCACGTCAGTTAGAAGAGAATGCAATTGCGTAACGGAAATGAGTGGGTGCCACCTGACCTCAGTGTAACCGTCTTTTTGGTTAGTGTATGAAACTATGAACTATGAAggatttttttacttttttcggtaattttaattaaagagtTTGGTTAGCGTATGgaggattttttttgttttaaagtgACTTGCCAATGATATTAATTGGGAAATtaaaaaaactagaaaaatgTGTATTAATTTTGACCATGACACTTTCGTTTGATACATGATTTGAAATAAACAACAACCTTAGAGTGGAAAACACAGAGTGCGTTATCCGCAACTTATTTTGACATATTATATTACGTATAGGTAAATGTTAATATTAAATCCAATATGACAATAAGTTTAAGTTTTGGTATATTACTAGATATTTATTTAGGAGATATATTATGTTATTGTATTCATATTTTACGAGTTATATTTCAGGGATAGGTTTGTTAGTATATTGGTTACCCTCTAACCTAGCTAAAATAAGTGCAAATGAACTTATATAAGTGTAAATAAGTGAATGGATACAGTATATTTTGTTTATGTACTACATATGTTTCATTTTTTCACGAACCACCCTTGATGTTTCAAGAAATTTACTAAATACTTTCGTACACACTAAGTttaaaaaaatactaaaaaCACCAAAAAAGCCCTAAATTTTAAGAATTACATCCAAATGCCCttaagggtgcgttctgttcaacttatttgatcttaacttatctgaacttatctgatctgaacttagctgaacttatctgaacttattgaaacttttatagtagtagtagtaataataatgataataataataaaacctCTCAAAAATGGGCGATTAGGGCACGATCTTTCGATCATGTGCGTTTAGGGCTCTTCCACGTCGATTTACCGGCGTTGTTGTGGTGGTGTCCAGCGACGGGCGTCAAGTATCAGGCGGTATTGTTTAGTCGGCGGTTACGGGTGGTGTTTTGCCGGCGGTTACAGGCGGTTATAGGCGGGTGATAGCAGGCTGTTTAAGGTAAAGACGGGATTTCGGCGACGGTTGTCAAGTATCAGACGGTGGTGTCCGGCGGTTACGGGTGGTGTTTTGTCGGTGGTTTCAGTTTCAACGGGTGATAGCGGGCTGTTTAGGGTAACGACGGGAATTCGCAGGCTTTGTCCAGTTCATTTCAAGTTCCGGCGGTCAGTTTCTTCTCCGGCAAGTGCGTTCAGTTTCCTGCAATTTGAGAGTGTTTGGGGTTCAGTTCCTGGCAATTCGGGAGTCCGTTTCAGGTTCTTGCATTTAGTTTGGTCAGATTATGCGTTGTTGTTGTGCGGTTGTTTTGGAGTTTGGTGTTTGATTGCGTGCGTGTGCTGGGAAGCTTGAGTTGCTGCTCTTTGGTGTTGGaattgtttgtgtgtgttgaggTTATCAAGTGTGCGCTTGGTGTTGGTATTGTTGGTGTGTGTTGAGGTTATCAAGTGTGCTGTTGAAGTGCTTTGATATGGCGGCTTCCGTagagaagtttcattgcccttttgtgggtcttagcgggtgccaggatggaggtgggcgtggtttggtgaggagttctctgatcactcacttacgtgatcgtcattgttgcactggtgtgcgggatgtaacccgtcattcccttactaccaatttgcaggtttttactacggctgaggtgacctttcgtcgtatgggaatttggctatgtggagattgtttcaagacgcatactcatcgtattaggtgtcgacatggcagtggttctggtatggtttttgtggacccacctgattctggggatggtactattcgctttactctctacggtattcaaaaaccacaagctcctgcttccgagctgtctacttctgttgcgcctcgagaacatcatttttcttttgatgttgctcttctaaaCACTTTATGGTCCAAGCGGctgcgttctgtgaaatccatccctcccaaatgtcgtttgggtttttcgcgagttctgaaaggggcgcttgataaggtgatttgcagaccagatgacattgcttgttgggttcagttgctcgtgttacctctttgtgtcctcaagactttttctccacgaagtaatcgtgagtgttcctccggtgttaggcggcgacaacaggaagagagtatcacctctgctattcgttcttggggtgtgcctggtggttctgagcaacttgtcatagacacattggctagtgtgtctccccctctattggatgttgacggcgaccatgatttggcggagcgtaatattaagcaatgcaagagaaagatttctgacggtcactacactgctgccgttagggttctttcttcctcaggtcttgccccttacaatgatgctactcttgcagatttgcaagcaaagcacccttccgttccggtccctaccttaccggatatccctgttgatcatcaccttattgcttcctccgctgttgttttggagcagattatgggctttccgcgtggtacttcgtgcggtagagatggcttgcgtgctcaacaccttttggattgcttgggtggtgctgctgtagctgtttctgatgagttggtggatgctatcactcaggttgttaatctctttcttgctggaaagtgtcctgctgagcttggaggatacattgctagtgctcctcttacgccacttattaagcctggtgggggtattcggcctattgccgtgggcactatttggaggcgccttgtttctaaggtcggggcagctttgattggtccgcgtttaggaagctactttggaggtcttcagtttggagttggggttccagcaggtggtgaggccattctccatgctgtcaatcggttggttgaggctcgtggggctgatgttggcctctctatgttattggtggattttcggaatgcgttcaatttagttgatcgttcggctttgttgcgtgaggtacggctacattgtcctgctctttcgcgttgggttgaattctgctactcttctccagcgcggctgtattatggggagcataccttgtggtcttgtcagggtgtgcagcaaggggatcctcttggcccttttcttttttctctggttctacatccattggtgtgtcgaatcagagactcatttgatctatctcttcaggcttggtacttggacgatggcactatcgttggtgacactttggtggttggacaggtcttggagttgattttggaggagggtcctcatttaggtctccatgttaatgttgagacgacggaggttttctggccttcggaggacccccgcagtcgtctagagggtgtctttcctacggatattgctcgtcctgcgcttggtgttaagttgcttggtggcccagtcagtacggattcctctttttgtaaggagttggtttcgcagcgtgtgtcgaaggctgttgtgttgatggatgctgtagccaagcttaatgatccccagtgtgagttgttgcttcttcgtgcgtgtactggagtttctaaactctactttgctatgcgcacttgtccgcctcatcttttcgaagcgggCCAATTATCCtttgatgtggctctgcgggcttctttagagcgcatcgtgactgcttcgggacctgggttcggtgactggcaatggcgcctttccaccttgccttattcttatggaggattgggtgtttattcagctggtgatgttcggcattatgcttttcttgcatcccgtttgcagtcttctggtttgcaggattcgcttcttcggctttcaggtgttgatggtccgggaccggcctttgacgatgctcttggtcttttcaataggaccgtggagaccgaccttatgcgtagccctagtgagatcgctgcccccagactcatgaagaaattggcagacatatatttcacgaaggttactgctgaggcggaatccgcctactccttatcttcgcgtcttgttgccctatggaaatcacagcagggggatcattcctcggcttggttgcgggcagtccccatctcggggttaggccagactatgaacggtaagacttattgtaatcccccgtaattttattatattttaattatatactttaacgtatatttaatatatttaaatgtaaatttacgaattttagaaatgaatatgtaattgaaatataattatgttattacattttgaatattttaaatgatttacgaaatcaa contains:
- the LOC110794453 gene encoding calmodulin calcium-dependent NAD kinase isoform X1, producing MDQKLVPKLQRNESSRHGRLERFSHYVARQIGFDDPYECPQLCKLANDYLKKTEGSESSIYEFFSNDPAPEFLYVKLIEEFDKCILSYFAFHWSQTPLMISQVLGNNDNEKKKLKDLVMAATRKQRFERVIRNLKVTRVFATLVEEMRAIGGIASGGNGGESKCTEVMVPVAHNKRSPVLLLMGGGMGAGKSTVLKDILKDRPFWSGVGSNAVVVEADAFKETDVIYRALSSNGHHGDMLQTAELVHQSSTNAAQSLLVTALNEGRDVIMDGTLAWIPFVEQTIEMARNVHKTRYRMGLGYKEAEDGTTIENYWEQMEDDDENSKQEKGRKPYRIELVGVVCDAYLAVVRGIRRAIMVGRAVRVQSQLKSHKRFASAFPHYCELVDNARLYCTNAVCGPPRLIGWKDGHSRLLVDVEEIQCLNILSSLNDEAESIYELHTNQSPLSHQGSAWKEMVLSTLRPDIQNNLKTAIIKSELAFAHI
- the LOC110794453 gene encoding calmodulin calcium-dependent NAD kinase isoform X2, with product MDQKLVPKLQRNESSRHGRLERFSHYVARQIGFDDPYECPQLCKLANDYLKKTEGSESSIYEFFSNDPAPEFLYVKLIEEFDKCILSYFAFHWSQTPLMISQVLGNNDNEKKKLKDLVMAATRKQRFERVIRNLKVTRVFATLVEEMRAIGGIASGGNGGESKCTEVMVPVAHNKRSPVLLLMGGGMGAGKSTVLKDILKEPFWSGVGSNAVVVEADAFKETDVIYRALSSNGHHGDMLQTAELVHQSSTNAAQSLLVTALNEGRDVIMDGTLAWIPFVEQTIEMARNVHKTRYRMGLGYKEAEDGTTIENYWEQMEDDDENSKQEKGRKPYRIELVGVVCDAYLAVVRGIRRAIMVGRAVRVQSQLKSHKRFASAFPHYCELVDNARLYCTNAVCGPPRLIGWKDGHSRLLVDVEEIQCLNILSSLNDEAESIYELHTNQSPLSHQGSAWKEMVLSTLRPDIQNNLKTAIIKSELAFAHI
- the LOC110794455 gene encoding histone H1 encodes the protein MAAAPKTVKKVTAPKKAAAAKSSPSHPPYIDMITEALVSLKERTGSSHYAIAKHIEEQQKVKDLPPNFKKLLFNQLKKCVASGKLVMVKKSFKLPSAASKKSSSPVAAPAAAEKVKAKPKSKEVAEKKPAKKEAAAKPKAAAAKPKAAEKPKAAPVKKQKVAAKSPAKKVAPVKAKKLKSIKSPAKKATAVKKTVPMKKAKK